Proteins encoded in a region of the Panthera tigris isolate Pti1 chromosome B2, P.tigris_Pti1_mat1.1, whole genome shotgun sequence genome:
- the TCF19 gene encoding transcription factor 19 translates to MLPCFQLLRIGGGRGGDLYTFHPPSGAGCTYRLGCRADLCDVALQPQQEPGLISGVHAELHAERRGDDWKVSLEDHSSQGTLVNNIRLPRGHRLELSDGDLVTFGPEGSPGTSPSEFYFMFQQVRVKPQDFAAITIPRSSGEEGTRACFRPMLPPQGAPQRPLSTLSPAPKATLILNSIGSLSKLRPQPLTFSRTGSGQQSVPVPTPPREVGATPSAPPPRNRRKSAHRVLAELDDEGEMPEGSPSVFIEPRKKLCVETPPRTPGGNRRGRPRKHPVNTPRAPPAVGGGEPCAAPCCCLPEEETVAWVQCDGCDVWFHVACVGCSIQAAREADFRCPECRVGIQT, encoded by the exons ATGCTGCCCTGCTTCCAGCTGCTGCGCATAGGGGGCGGCAGGGGTGGTGATCTCTACACCTTCCACCCCCCTAGCGGGGCTGGCTGCACCTATCGCTTGGGTTGTAGGGCCGATCTGTGTGATGTggccctgcagccccagcaggAGCCTGGCCTCATCTCTGGAGTCCATGCGGAGCTGCACGCAGAGCGCCGGGGTGATGATTGGAAGGTCAGCCTGGAAGACCACAGCAGCCAAG GGACTTTGGTCAATAATATCCGACTCCCAAGGGGTCACAGACTGGAGTTGAGTGATGGGGACCTTGTGACCTTTGGCCCTGAAGGGTCCCCAGGAACCAGCCCTTCGGAGTTCTACTTCATGTTTCAGCAAGTCCGAGTCAAACCTCAAGATTTTGCAGCCATTACCATCCCGCGGTCCAGTGGCGAAGAGGGAACCAGAGCTTGTTTCCGGCCTATGCTGCCCCCACAGGGGGCCCCACAGCGCCCTCTCAGCACCCTTTCCCCTGCCCCGAAAGCCACACTGATCCTCAATTCCATTGGCAGTCTTAGCAAGCTCAGGCCCCAGCCCCTCACCTTCTCCCGGACTGGGAGTGGGCAACAGAGCGTGCCTGTTCCCACTCCCCCTAGAGAGGTGGGGGCCAccccttctgccccacccccaagaaaTCGGAGGAAATCGGCTCATCGAGTGTTGGCAGAGTTGGATGATGAGGGAGAGATGCCCGAGGGCTCTCCATCGGTCTTTATAGAGCCCAGGAAGAAGCTCTGTGTCGAGACACCCCCACGGACACCTGGTGG AAATCGACGTGGACGTCCTCGGAAGCACCCAGTGAACACGCCCAGGGCTCCCCCAGCAGTTGGGGGCGGAGAGCCCTGTGCAGCCCCTTGTTGCTGCCTGCCTGAAGAAGAAACAGTTGCCTGGGTTCAGTGTGATGGTTGTGATGTCTGGTTCCATGTGGCCTGTGTTGGCTGCAGCATCCAGGCTGCTAGGGAGGCTGACTTCCGGTGCCCAGAGTGTCGTGTAGGCATCCAGACATAA
- the POU5F1 gene encoding POU domain, class 5, transcription factor 1, whose product MAGHLASDLAFSPPPGGGGDAPGGPEPGWVDPRTWLSFQGPPGGSGIGPGVGPGAEVWGIPPCPPPYEFCGGMTYCGPQVGVGLVPQGGLETSQPEGERGAGVESNSEGASPEPCAAPPGAVKPDKEKLEQNTEESQDIKALQKDLEQFAKLLKQKRITLGYTQADVGLTLGVLFGKVFSQTTICRFEALQLSFKNMCKLRPLLQKWVEEADNNENLQEICKAETLVQARKRKRTSIENRVRGNLENMFLQCPKPTLQQISHIAQQLGLEKDVVRVWFCNRRQKGKRSSSDYSQREDFEAAGSPFSGAPVSFPLAPGPHFGTPGYGSPHFTTLYSSVPFPEGEAFPSVSVTTLGSPMHSN is encoded by the exons ATGGCGGGACACCTGGCTTCCGACTTGGCCTTCTCGCCCCCGCCAGGCGGTGGAGGCGATGCGCCGGGAGGGCCGGAGCCCGGCTGGGTTGACCCTCGGACCTGGCTGAGCTTCCAAGGCCCTCCCGGCGGGTCAGGAATCGGGCCGGGGGTTGGGCCGGGCGCTGAGGTGTGGGGGATTCCCCCGTGCCCCCCGCCGTATGAGTTCTGCGGGGGGATGACGTACTGTGGGCCTCAGGTTGGAGTGGGGCTGGTGCCCCAAGGCGGCCTGGAGACCTCTCAGCCAGAGGGCGAaaggggagccggggtggagaGCAACTCCGAGGGGGCCTCCCCTGAGCCCTGCGCTGCCCCACCTGGGGCTGTGAAGCCGGACAAGGAGAAGCTGGAGCAAAACACCGAGGAG TCCCAGGACATCAAAGCTCTGCAGAAAGACCTGGAACAATTTGCCAAACTCCTGAAGCAGAAGAGGATCACCCTGGGATATACtcaggccgatgtggggctcacccTGGGGGTTCTCTTTG GGAAGGTGTTCAGCCAAACAACCATCTGCCGTTTTGAGGCTTTGCAGCTCAGTTTCAAGAACATGTGTAAGCTGCGACCCCTGCTGCAGAAGTGGGTGGAGGAAGCTGACAACAACGAAAATCTGCAGGAG ATATGCAAAGCAGAGACACTTGTGCAGGCCCGAAAGAGAAAGCGAACAAGTATCGAGAACCGAGTGAGAGGCAACCTGGAGAACATGTTCCTGCAGTGCCCGAAACCCACCCTGCAGCAGATCAGCCACATTGCCCAGCAGCTCGGGCTGGAGAAGGAT GTGGTCCGAGTGTGGTTCTGCAATCGTCGCCAGAAGGGCAAACGATCAAGCAGTGACTATTCGCAACGAGAGGATTTTGAGGCTGCTGGGTCCCCTTTCTCAGGGGCACCAGTATCCTTTCCTCTGGCACCAGGGCCCCATTTTGGTACCCCAGGCTATGGAAGCCCTCACTTCACTACACTGTACTCCTCAGTCCCTTTCCCTGAGGGTGAAGcctttccctctgtgtctgttaCCACTCTGGGCTCTCCCATGCATTCAAACTGA